The proteins below are encoded in one region of Belonocnema kinseyi isolate 2016_QV_RU_SX_M_011 chromosome 5, B_treatae_v1, whole genome shotgun sequence:
- the LOC117172847 gene encoding uncharacterized protein LOC117172847: MEKVVAMTVSPPLPAKNQTRDMNKARQPVSIQSASTPSSLLSEKAKATVFIGGSAPVVDSTPSRSKVPEVQSANGRWQKTIENTNHHQEQQATHVVKIRINPSDKNGKVISTVRLNLDNNPVTEIQDGYKDSEKNGDGHSGKNRYGNPGKQNGIVVVCATKDLMKDYASVDSCVRINVNCKDGINEKGSLHNQKDDMVQRGVNEGLNSTLDNGSTSFYYGSFRSSLAMVMTSGQCSPSDTLDSGTCSDLDGTPPPLPKKNSSTIILGGDHRASSAAPCCTHNRTGSLANIGAEAESDDNSSLVLLGSEPAAHHEAAKAPCYKHIHNRTGSLTSSGAEVESDDNESNISCDSLNGREVDDIRVNGNSTDVDLANYYSKDTQSERRASKPKKLEILVKDNSYLRTNYLAPLSNSFTRVSTISPISGTSALSKASTTSRDQSPNLGESSTVPSSPMVKEYTYEERKQEQERFEKKYADTNYYANYNRMLGAKYVYDDDRFYKFHLNERFCDEKKTSELKVNGEGEGESDNKENDEYFTGYKIPEREAIRSTKGTVRGVKNSVRAGIATFLQKPSTKVC; encoded by the coding sequence ATGGAAAAGGTAGTCGCGATGACCGTCTCTCCGCCACTGCCGGCCAAGAACCAGACCCGAGACATGAACAAGGCTCGCCAGCCTGTGTCAATCCAGAGTGCTTCCACTCCTTCGTCTCTTCTTTCTGAGAAGGCTAAAGCAACGGTATTCATAGGTGGTAGCGCTCCTGTTGTGGATTCCACTCCAAGCAGGAGCAAAGTCCCGGAAGTGCAATCGGCGAACGGCCGCTGGCAGAAGACTATCGAGAATACTAATCATCATCAGGAGCAGCAGGCTACACATGTGGTAAAAATAAGGATTAACCCTAGTGATAAAAACGGAAAAGTCATATCTACTGTGCGACTTAATCTGGACAACAACCCTGTGACTGAAATACAAGACGGTTACAAAGATTCAGAAAAGAACGGTGACGGACATTCAGGAAAGAACAGGTACGGAAATCCAGGAAAGCAAAATGGTATTGTGGTGGTATGTGCTACGAAAGATCTGATGAAGGATTACGCGAGTGTCGATAGTTGTGTGCGAATAAATGTTAACTGTAAGGATGGTATCAACGAAAAGGGGTCACTCCATAATCAGAAAGACGATATGGTTCAACGTGGTGTTAATGAAGGACTCAATTCGACCCTTGACAACGGTTCAACCAGTTTCTACTATGGATCATTCCGGAGTTCGCTGGCAATGGTCATGACGAGCGGACAGTGTTCTCCGTCAGATACCTTAGATAGTGGAACCTGTAGTGATTTGGACGGAACGCCGCCTCCACTCCCGAAAAAGAATTCAAGTACAATTATTCTGGGTGGTGATCATAGGGCTTCCTCAGCAGCTCCATGTTGCACACATAATAGAACCGGAAGCTTGGCGAACATTGGAGCGGAGGCTGAGAGTGATGACAATTCGAGCTTAGTTCTTCTGGGTAGCGAACCTGCTGCTCATCACGAAGCTGCTAAAGCTCCGTGTTACAAACACATCCATAACAGAACTGGAAGCTTGACGAGCAGTGGAGCGGAGGTTGAGAGCGATGACAATGAAAGTAACATTAGTTGCGATTCTCTCAATGGTAGAGAGGTAGACGATATCCGGGTGAACGGGAATAGTACGGACGTCGACCTGGCGAACTACTACTCCAAGGACACTCAATCTGAGAGAAGGGCaagcaaaccaaaaaaattagaaattctggTGAAAGATAACTCTTACCTCAGGACTAACTATTTAGCTCCTCTCTCAAACTCATTTACCAGAGTCTCGACAATTTCTCCTATTTCGGGAACTTCTGCCCTTTCTAAAGCCTCCACAACTTCGAGAGACCAAAGTCCAAACCTTGGGGAGAGTTCTACAGTGCCTTCATCGCCAATGGTAAAGGAGTACACCTACGAGGAGAGAAAACAGGAACAAGAGAGGTTCGAGAAGAAATACGCGGATACGAATTACTATGCCAACTACAACCGAATGTTGGGCGCCAAATATGTTTACGACGACGACAGGTTTTACAAGTTTCACCTGAACGAGCGCTTTTGCGATGAGAAGAAGACGTCAGAGTTGAAGGTGAACGGAGAGGGCGAGGGTGAGAGTGATAATAAGGAGAATGATGAATATTTTACCGGATACAAGATTCCGGAAAGAGAAGCCATACGTAGTACTAAAGGGACCGTGCGAGGAGTTAAGAATAGTGTGCGAGCTGGGATCGCTACCTTCCTTCAGAAACCATCGACCAAGGTTTGTTAA